In Pelodiscus sinensis isolate JC-2024 chromosome 2, ASM4963464v1, whole genome shotgun sequence, the following proteins share a genomic window:
- the SALL3 gene encoding sal-like protein 3 isoform X2 — protein sequence MSRRKQAKPQHLKSDEELQAEVVSEHVPGEGADDGDSGNESRSGSEETNICEKCCAEFFKWTDFLEHKKNCTKNPLVLIVNEDEAAPPASEEFPEPSPASSPSDQAESEAAEESVQPENNDSCEIKDTEKEEEPMEVETSVEKSFQNQGTSNTATPLPQIAESSSMTNYNMPNTNVTLETLLSTKVAVAQFSQSARSAASANTNSGVTAMAIPMILEQLMALQQQQIHQLQLIEQIRSQVAMMNRQPLRPSLNPIVPSQNTPVQASNQLQGFAANSALQLTIVPPTMVGQASSNQSSAFEGSQHISRPTSGASTPNIASNGSSAPAESSAPSSSNAITSVTPASASNTTNSSSQPPNASTPPSVGHGNLTSASSLPNPLLPQSSSNSVIFPNPLVSIAATANALDPLSALMKHRKGKPPNVSVFEPKSSSEDPFFKHKCRFCAKVFGSDSALQIHLRSHTGERPFKCNICGNRFSTKGNLKVHFQRHKEKYPHIQMNPYPVPEYLDNVPTCSGIPYGMSLPPEKPVTTWLDSKPVLPTVPTSIGLQLPPTIPGVNSYGDSPSITPMSRSPQRPSPASSECTSLSPSLNNSESGIPVSADSPQPVHSGSSLTKTDPVTLPPTNSRLGDLTVSGQVCTASTASIPTAVTDSSISTSLPNPVLPAVSDQFKAKFPFGGLLDSMQTSETSKLQQLVENIDKKMTDPNQCVICHRVLSCQSALKMHYRTHTGERPFKCKICGRAFTTKGNLKTHFGVHRAKPPLRVQHSCPICQKKFTNAVVLQQHIRMHMGGQIPNTPLPEGFQDAMDSELSYDEKNIETLSNYDDDIDENSMEEDPELKDTASDSSKPLLSYSGSCPASPPSVISSIAALENQMKMIDSVMNCQQLTSLKSIENGSGESDHLSNDSSSAVGDLESQSAGSPAMSESSSSMQALSPVNSNSESFRSKSPGLSNQGELQDIQLKTEKPDSPSPATENGGALDLTSTNPGRPVIKEEAPFSLLFLNRERGPSQSTPSLVTSTAPTMIKMEVNGHSKPISLGEVPSLPAGIQVPAAPQTVMSPGITPMLAPPPRRTPKQHNCQSCGKTFSSASALQIHERTHTGEKPFGCTICGRAFTTKGNLKVHMGTHMWNNAPARRGRRLSVENPMALLGGDALKFSEMFQKDLAARAMNVDPNFWNQYAAAITNGLAMKNNEISVIQNGGIPQLPVSLGGSAIPSLSNITSGMDKARTGSSPPIVGLDKASSETGASRPFTRFIEDNKEIGIN from the exons TCCCAGGAGAAGGAGCAGATGATGGTGATAGTGGGAATGAAAGCAGGAGTGGAAGTGAAGAAACCAACATCTGCGAAAAATGCTGTGCAGAATTCTTCAAGTGGACAGACTTTCTGGAGCACAAGAAGAATTGCACTAAAAACCCACTGGTGTTGATTGTGAATGAAGATGAAGCAGCACCACCTGCCTCTGAAGAATTCCCCGAACCCTCGCCTGCTAGTTCTCCTAGTGATCAGGCAGAGAGTGAGGCTGCTGAAGAAAGTGTTCAGCCAGAGAACAACGATAGCTGTGAGATAAAAGATACTGAAAAGGAAGAAGAGCCGATGGAGGTTGAAACTTCTGTGGAAAAGAGTTTCCAGAATCAAGGCACCTcaaacacagctactcctctacCTCAGATTGCTGAATCATCTTCCATGACAAATTATAACATGCCAAACACTAATGTTACATTAGAGACTCTGTTGAGTACTAAAGTGGCAGTTGCACAGTTTTCACAGAGCGCAAGGTCTGCGGCTTCTGCCAACACAAACAGTGGGGTTACCGCAATGGCCATCCCAATGATTCTAGAGCAGCTGATGGCATTGCAACAGCAACAAATTCACCAGCTCCAGCTAATTGAACAGATCCGCAGTCAGGTGGCAATGATGAATCGACAGCCGTTACGCCCTTCTCTCAACCCAATAGTTCCTTCCCAGAATACTCCTGTGCAAGCTTCTAACCAGCTCCAAGGATTTGCAGCAAATTCTGCTCTTCAGCTAACCATTGTTCCTCCCACAATGGTGGGACAGGCCAGTAGCAATCAGTCTTCTGCCTTCGAAGGTTCTCAGCACATCTCAAGGCCTACATCTGGAGCAAGCACCCCTAATATAGCCAGCAATGGCTCTTCTGCCCCAGCTGAATCAAGTGCACCCTCCTCTTCTAATGCAATTACATCAGTCACTCCTGCTTCTGCATCAAATACTACTAATAGTTCTTCACAGCCCCCAAATGCTTCAACTCCGCCTTCAGTAGGACATGGAAATCTCACCTCAGCTTCCAGCCTGCCAAACCCACTTCTACCTCAGAGTTCATCAAATAGTGTGATCTTCCCCAACCCACTGGTTAGCATTGCTGCAACGGCTAATGCATTAGATCCTCTGTCTGCTCTTATGAAACACCGCAAAGGAAAGCCACCAAATGTGTCAGTGTTTGAACCCAAGTCAAGCTCAGAGGATCCGTTTTTTAAACATAAATGTAGATTTTGTGCCAAGGTCTTTGGAAGTGACAGTGCTTTACAAATACACCTACGTtcacacacaggagagagaccttttAAATGTAACATATGTGGAAatcgcttttccacaaaaggcaATCTAAAAGTTCACTTTCAGAGGCATAAGGAGAAATATCCCCACATTCAAATGAATCCATATCCTGTTCCAGAATACCTCGACAATGTGCCCACTTGCTCTGGAATTCCATATGGAATGTCATTGCCTCCTGAAAAGCCAGTCACAACGTGGTTGGATAGTAAGCCCGTGTTACCGACTGTCCCAACTTCTATTGGGCTACAGCTTCCTCCCACTATACCCGGTGTTAACAGTTATGGAGATTCTCCAAGTATTACTCCCATGAGCAGGTCACCCCAGAGACCATCACCTGCTTCAAGTGAATGCACTTCTTTATCTCCAAGCCTAAACAATTCTGAATCGGGCATTCCAGTGTCTGCTGACTCACCACAGCCAGTTCATAGTGGCTCTTCTCTGACTAAAACTGATCCCGTCACTCTGCCTCCCACAAACTCAAGGTTAGGAGACCTTACTGTCAGTGGGCAAGTTTGCACAGCTTCCACAGCTTCAATTCCTACTGCTGTTACAGATAGCAGCATTTCAACAAGCCTCCCAAACCCTGTGCTTCCAGCAGTGTCCGACCAGTTCAAGGCAAAGTTTCCATTTGGTGGTCTGCTAGACTCTATGCAAACATCAGAAACCTCAAAACTACAACAGCTAGTAGAGAACATTGATAAGAAGATGACAGATCCAAATCAATGTGTCATTTGTCACCGTGTGCTTAGTTGTCAGAGTGCTCTCAAGATGCATTACAGAACACATACAGGAGAAAGACCATTTAAATGCAAAATTTGTGGACGTGCCTTTACTACAAAAGGCAATCTAAAAACACATTTTGGAGTTCATCGAGCGAAGCCACCACTAAGAGTACAACATTCATGTCCCATTTGTCAGAAGAAATTTACAAATGCTGTTGTTCTTCAGCAACATATTCGCATGCATATGGGTGGACAGATTCCAAACACACCGTTACCAGAGGGCTTCCAAGATGCAATGGACTCAGAGCTTTCCTACGATGAAAAGAATATTGAAACACTGAGCAACTACGATGATGACATTGATGAAAATTCTATGGAAGAGGACCCAGAATTAAAGGACACAGCAAGTGACTCCTCCAAACCACTTCTATCTTACTCTGGGTCATGtcctgcttcaccaccctctgtaATTTCCAGTATTGCTGCTCTGGAGAATCAGATGAAAATGATTGATTCTGTCATGAACTGTCAGCAGCTGACCAGTTTAAAATCCATAGAAAATGGATCAGGTGAAAGTGACCATTTGAGTAATGATTCCTCATCTGCTGTTGGTGATCTCGAAAGCCAGAGTGCAGGCAGCCCTGCAATGTCAGAATCTTCTTCCTCCATGCAAGCGTTGTCTCCTGTGAACAGCAATAGTGAAAGTTTTAGATCAAAGTCCCCAGGTCTTAGCAACCAGGGAGAACTACAGGACATACAATTAAAGACAGAAAAGCCTGATAGCCCATCACCTGCTACTGAAAATGGAGGTGCTTTAGATCTGACATCCACCAACCCGGGAAGACCAGTCATCAAAGAGGAGGCTCCTTTTAGCCTGCTGTTCCTGAACAGAGAACGTG GTCCCAGCCAAAGTACTCCTAGCCTGGTCACCAGCACTGCGCCTACCATGATCAAAATGGAAGTGAATGGCCACAGCAAGCCGATCTCACTGGGTGAGGTTCCCTCGCTTCCAGCTGGAATCCAGGTTCCTGCTGCACCACAGACAGTGATGAGCCCAGGCATTACTCCTATGCTGGCACCTCCGCCACGTCGGACTCCCAAGCAACACAACTGTCAATCGTGTGGGAAGACCTTCTCCTCAGCAAGTGCACTACAGATACATGAACGCACCCATACTGGTGAAAAGCCATTTGGTTGCACAATCTGTGGTAGAGCTTTTACCACAAAAGGGAATCTTAAG GTTCACATGGGAACTCATATGTGGAATAATGCCCCTGCAAGACGTGGTCGTCGACTGTCCGTGGAAAATCCAATGGCTTTGTTAGGTGGAGACGCTCTGAAGTTTTCTGAAATGTTCCAAAAGGATTTGGCAGCACGGGCAATGAATGTTGACCCAAATTTTTGGAACCAGTATGCTGCAGCTATCACTAATGGACTTGCTATGAAGAACAATGAAATTTCTGTCATACAGAACGGAGGCATTCCCCAGCTCCCAGTAAGTTTAGGTGGAAGTGCCATTCCATCTTTAAGTAACATTACCAGTGGCATGGACAAAGCTCGCACAGGCAGCAGCCCTCCCATTGTTGGTTTGGACAAAGCAAGTTCTGAAACTGGAGCCAGTCGTCCATTTACAAGATTTATTGAGGATAACAAAGAGATTGGCATAAATTAA